From Pongo pygmaeus isolate AG05252 chromosome 1, NHGRI_mPonPyg2-v2.0_pri, whole genome shotgun sequence, one genomic window encodes:
- the AQP10 gene encoding aquaporin-10 isoform X1 produces the protein MVFTQAPAEIMGHLRIRSLLARQCLAEFLGVFVLMQLLTQGAVAQAVTSGETKGNFFTMFLAGSLAVTIAIYVGGNVSGAHLNPAFSLAMCIVGRLPWVKLPIYILVQLLSAFCASGATYVLYYDALQNYTGGNLTVTGPKETASIFATYPAPYLSLNNGFLDQVLGTGMLIVGLLAILDRRNKGVPAGLEPVVVGMLILALGLSMGANCGIPLNPARDLGPRLFTYVAGWGPEVFSAGNGWWWVPVVAPLVGATVGTATYQLLVALHHPEDPEPAQDLVSAQHKASELETPASAQMLECKL, from the exons ATGGTCTTCACTCAGGCCCCGGCTGAAATCATGGGCCACCTCCGGATACGCAGCCTCCTGGCCCGGCAGTGCCTGGCAGAGTTTCTGGGTGTGTTTGTACTCATG CAGCTCCTCACCCAAGGAGCTGTGGCCCAGGCTGTCACCAGTGGAGAAACCAAAGGCAACTTCTTCACCATGTTTCTGGCTGGCTCTCTGGCCGTTACGATAGCCATCTACGTGGGTGGTAATGTCTCAG GGGCCCACCTGAATCCAGCCTTCTCCCTGGCCATGTGCATCGTTGGACGCCTCCCCTGGGTCAAGCTCCCCATTTACATCTTGGTGCAGTTGCTGTCTGCTTTCTGTGCTTCAGGAGCCACCTATGTTCTCTACTATG ATGCCCTACAGAACTATACAGGTGGGAACCTGACAGTGACTGGCCCCAAGGAGACAGCCTCCATTTTTGCTACCTATCCTGCCCCCTATCTGTCCCTGAACAATGGCTTCCTGGATCAG GTTCTGGGCACCGGGATGCTGATTGTGGGGCTCTTGGCCATCCTGGACAGACGGAACAAGGGAGTCCCTGCGGGTCTGGAGCCTGTGGTGGTGGGGATGCTGATCCTGGCCCTTGGGTTATCCATGGGTGCCAACTGTGGGATTCCACTCAACCCTGCCCGGGACCTGGGCCCACGTCTCTTCACCTACGTGGCTGGCTGGGGTCCTGAAGTCTTCAG TGCTGGTAAtggctggtggtgggtgcctgtggtggCCCCTCTGGTGGGGGCCACCGTTGGCACAGCCACTTACCAGCTGTTGGTGGCTCTGCACCACCCTGAGGACCCAGAGCCAGCTCAGGATCTGGTGTCTGCTCAACACAAAGCCTCAGAGTTGgaaactcctgcctcagctcagATGCTGGAGTGTAAGCTATGA
- the AQP10 gene encoding aquaporin-10 isoform X2, producing MVFTQAPAEIMGHLRIRSLLARQCLAEFLGVFVLMLLTQGAVAQAVTSGETKGNFFTMFLAGSLAVTIAIYVGGNVSGAHLNPAFSLAMCIVGRLPWVKLPIYILVQLLSAFCASGATYVLYYDALQNYTGGNLTVTGPKETASIFATYPAPYLSLNNGFLDQVLGTGMLIVGLLAILDRRNKGVPAGLEPVVVGMLILALGLSMGANCGIPLNPARDLGPRLFTYVAGWGPEVFSAGNGWWWVPVVAPLVGATVGTATYQLLVALHHPEDPEPAQDLVSAQHKASELETPASAQMLECKL from the exons ATGGTCTTCACTCAGGCCCCGGCTGAAATCATGGGCCACCTCCGGATACGCAGCCTCCTGGCCCGGCAGTGCCTGGCAGAGTTTCTGGGTGTGTTTGTACTCATG CTCCTCACCCAAGGAGCTGTGGCCCAGGCTGTCACCAGTGGAGAAACCAAAGGCAACTTCTTCACCATGTTTCTGGCTGGCTCTCTGGCCGTTACGATAGCCATCTACGTGGGTGGTAATGTCTCAG GGGCCCACCTGAATCCAGCCTTCTCCCTGGCCATGTGCATCGTTGGACGCCTCCCCTGGGTCAAGCTCCCCATTTACATCTTGGTGCAGTTGCTGTCTGCTTTCTGTGCTTCAGGAGCCACCTATGTTCTCTACTATG ATGCCCTACAGAACTATACAGGTGGGAACCTGACAGTGACTGGCCCCAAGGAGACAGCCTCCATTTTTGCTACCTATCCTGCCCCCTATCTGTCCCTGAACAATGGCTTCCTGGATCAG GTTCTGGGCACCGGGATGCTGATTGTGGGGCTCTTGGCCATCCTGGACAGACGGAACAAGGGAGTCCCTGCGGGTCTGGAGCCTGTGGTGGTGGGGATGCTGATCCTGGCCCTTGGGTTATCCATGGGTGCCAACTGTGGGATTCCACTCAACCCTGCCCGGGACCTGGGCCCACGTCTCTTCACCTACGTGGCTGGCTGGGGTCCTGAAGTCTTCAG TGCTGGTAAtggctggtggtgggtgcctgtggtggCCCCTCTGGTGGGGGCCACCGTTGGCACAGCCACTTACCAGCTGTTGGTGGCTCTGCACCACCCTGAGGACCCAGAGCCAGCTCAGGATCTGGTGTCTGCTCAACACAAAGCCTCAGAGTTGgaaactcctgcctcagctcagATGCTGGAGTGTAAGCTATGA